The following nucleotide sequence is from Caldicellulosiruptor saccharolyticus DSM 8903.
ATAGTCATGCGAAAAATTGCTCTCAGATACAACCTCAATTATCATCTCAGGAACTCCAACACAGCCTTTATCAGTAAGCTTTCTCTTGTCGCAAATAATTGAAATATCAGGCTGAACAACGTTTGTTGCTTGCTTTTCATCCTGTCCTTCCTTTGTTAGGACAACATCAAATGGAGCTGTATATATTTCGCAAGGTTTTTTACTTACTTTAAGATAGTTATTTATTACTGTTGTCAACTCCACCACTATTTTCTGATGTTTTCTTGAAGGTGCAGGGCTCATATCATAAATGACACCATCAATAAGTTCTACCCTTGCGTCCTCTGGAAACCCAAGATAGTCTGCATAAGTGTAAACCTTAGGTATTC
It contains:
- a CDS encoding Uma2 family endonuclease is translated as MEERIPKVYTYADYLGFPEDARVELIDGVIYDMSPAPSRKHQKIVVELTTVINNYLKVSKKPCEIYTAPFDVVLTKEGQDEKQATNVVQPDISIICDKRKLTDKGCVGVPEMIIEVVSESNFSHDYIRKLNLYTQFKVKEYWIVNPKNQTILVYRLKDNEDYLPPEAYTFSDKVKVGIFEDLIIDFAQIKEVL